The Phormidium sp. PBR-2020 DNA segment TTTAGCCAAAATAATTATCAGCTTGAAGAACTTGAGGATCTCTGCTCTAATGCTGACCCTCTCACCGCTCTAGATGCCTGTTCTGAGGCAATTCAGCGGCAGAATTGTCACCAGAAGGAGATCCTCGACCCGCAATTATTCCCCAGATGTGCGATTCTCTTTGATAATCTCGGGGCCGTTTTGGAACAAACGGGCCGCTATGACGAGGCACTCCTGGCTCTCAACTACGCCGCTGAACTGCAACCGGGCGATGCGAATATCTGGTATAACCTCGGCATCGTCTATGTTCACTTGCAACGGTACGAACAGGCCCTAGAGGCGTTTGACAAGGCCAGTGATCTGGACCCAAGTGACACCCAAGCTCAAAAGCAGGCGGACTTACTGCGTCAATTGCTAGAGCCGAGTTTATATTGAACAAAAATAGCGACGCACTCCCCCACCTCGCATCAGCAGGTGGGGGTCAAGGAGCGTGGCCTAGTGGTACAATGTAACCAGCTTAATGGGCACGGCAAAAGACGGAACAAAGATTCCGAGTTCTCTGGAGGCACGATTCATTAAGTGAGGTTAATTCCCTATAAGTCCAACGAGTCGGCTGATACCGCTCAGACTCCAGGCAAAAGTTTTTCTAAAGCCCCATAGTGGAAACAACTTGGGGGTGTTATTGGGCAAAAGTTCCCAGTACACGGCGGGGATGCCGCCTTTCGCAAGGGCTAACGCCTTGTGACAAGACACCTACACCTCGCGCCAGCAGGTGGGGGAGCATTCATTCGGTTTTAAGGGTTAGTCTCCCTTAGCCGCCACTGCGTTTGGCCGGATACCCGGCTTCGTGTAATAGGGCCACAACCCGTTCAACGACATCGCCCTGAATTTCTAGGGTATTCTCTTTAACGGACCCACCTGCACCACATTGACGTTTTAGGGATTTGAGTAAGGCTTTCAGGGTTTCGGGGCGACTTTGAAAGCCGCTAACAATGGTTACGGTTTTCCCTTTGCGTCCTTTGCGGGTGGGTTGAACTCGTAAGTGTTGTTCCTGGGGGGGGAGTTCTGGGGTAGGGCGGGCGATCGCATTCTCGTTACTATCGCCAAATTCGGAGTAAACCAGACGGTTCTTCATGGTAGGAGGGGGGAGAGGGGTTAGCAAGGCGGAGTTGGGCATAGGGTAACGAAGGGCGGCCGTCACTGTCAATAGGACCCCTAGAGTAAAGACTTGGGATCTCGGGAAAAACGATTCAGTTCCTGTTGTAGGTTTTCTACTGACGTTTGCAGTTGAGCCAGGGTATCATTGGTTTGCTGGAGGGTATGACGTAGGTAGTCTGAGGTTTCCTCACTAGAGCTACCCAATTGAGCAATTTCATCCCGTATTTTTTGCGCACTGAGAACCTGTTCCCGAATTCCTTGAGTGATGAGGCTAATGCGAGGGGTAATGGCTTGAACATGAGCATCGGTAAAGGTATTCATTTCCTCAACCCCATTGGCAACGGCAGCCTGCATATCTTGAACAATGGGGTTAATCGCTTGGGCGGTGGTTCGAGTTTGACTGGCTAAGGCGTTAATCTCTTTGGCGATAATGTTAAAGCCTTGACCTTCTTGATGTTGGTCAGAACTAATGGCTTGGATGGAGGCGTTAATGGCTAAGAATTTGGTTTGTTTGGCAATGTTGTCAATGGTGCTGGTGATGCGGGTGATGCGACCTGCTTGTTCAGCGATCGTACCTAATTTTGTGGATAAGGATGAGCAAGAGAGTCGTAGTTTCTCAAAGTCCGCCTCAATCTCGCCCACCGTTTTGACCAACTCCTGCGATCGCCCAGAAATGGCTTGCACCGTATGAATCACCTCCGTGGTAGATTGTACCTGTTTACCCATCATAGCTTCGAGTTCTTCACCCGAGCGTGTAATGGCAACGGTAAAGCGAGTTGAATCTAGGACTTCATTAACTAAGTTTGTGATAAACCCGAGACTTTTTTGCAAATCCGCAAACAAAGACCGTGCCTGGTTTTTGTAAATCTGAATATACTCAATAGCAATGCCAATCAAAGGTACCAGGTAGGCTAAAATCTTCAGGAAATGAGCAATATTAAAGGCATTGTCGAACAACGCCGTCGAGCCAAATGTCATATAGGCTTGTGTAGCAGCATTGGGAATCGCACTGATAATTAGCGCATAGGAAAAAGGACTGGGATTAAAGCTGTAAAATCTAGGATAAACCCAAACCCCCGCTCCCATAAATAACAGCATGGGGACAAAATCCCAAGGTCGAGTAAGTAGAGCGTTGGGGTAGGTAGTTTGAGGTAAAATTTCTCGGGTGGCGGTAAAGTAAATTAGGGCATAAGCCAACAACCCACAAGCACCACTAATTATCAAAATAAAGCCCAAGTTTCGCTTTGGGTTAAGATGTTTGTGAGCAATATTCTGGTTAATCAATAAACTTACCCCAATAATCATGATTAGGGCGTGGAATAGACGACAAATTGCCCAAGTAAAGGGAACTAAGTTGTCAGTGGGAGCAACCACTTCTAAAAGATGGTTGGCTGCTAGGGTATGAAACCCATCCATTACCCCTGAAAAAAATAGGGCTACTCCTAACACTGGTGTAATGGGATCACCCCGTAAACTATAGTCCATTAAACTCAGCAAAACAATGAGAACCGCAGTACAAACGGCACTCCATTCTAGAAGAGTATGAACAAAACTTCCTTCTAAACTATCGTGCATCGCCTCAAACAATTCCCTTTGGCTCAGATTCCCAGCCTGATCAGGTGTTAGCATATCTCCAAAGGTGGAAAAGTCTAGCCCCAAGAGATTGAGAAAAAATGGTAAAATACAAACAGCAACAACCCCCCAGGTGATGCCGGGAGGAATCCGGTTTTCTGATAGATTAGATACTTCAGGCGAAATAATTTTATGACCAGAATCCATGGATTTTATCATAGAAAAGTTTCAGGGAAATGATGATTTTTTGTATTCTATTCGCCTCAGATCAAGACCCAAATCACTTCAGGCGGTATGGTTTCTTGATTGTACGAAAGCATTACTCACACCTGGGACTGAACACAACTGCCATTTTCTCTAGATTAGTTCAGAATGGTCAAATTGTCGAACAGCCTAGGTAATTTGTTATGTTTTTATTATAATTCTTGCTTGGACTCGGAACTCGGTGTTGATAAAACTTCAAAGACCCAGAGGTGTTCATCTCCACCTTCAAAATGAAAACGCTCTTGCAACTGGTCTCCGGGAGTTTGACATTCCTCGCCGACACAGAGAACATAATCTAAAGGATACGTGGTTGCTAACATTGCCTCTTCAAGGGTGTCAAATCGTTGGGCTGGAAAATTACGACGACTGGGGTCATCCATGAGGGGACCCTCGGCTGGAATACCATAGTAATAGCGAAGTTCTCCCCAATTATGCAACGCTGCATCTGGCGCACCAGCAGGACGAAAGGGGTTATCGGCAAGGCTCAAGTTTTCCCGTTGATAGAGATTCCAATAGGGGGTTGGGGAGTTAAATGGCAGATGAGGGCGTAAGAGTCCAGTGGCAATAAAGAAGGGTGCGTGACCGTCTTGGAGACGTTCAAAGGTACGAACGGTGCGATCAGCAATTCTTCCATCAGCATAGATGTTATCAGCCACATTGGTCATTTCAATAGGAGCTCTGTAGGTTCCCCCGTGGGCCTTAACAATGGCACGATTTTCTGGCGTGACATAGGATTCTAGTCCCCACATTCCCTGGGGCCGCCAGGGTTCTTCGAGCCAACTGTCTGCGTCATCTCGAATGACATGATAGATTTTGCCGTGGGAGATTGTTCGATAGCCTTTGTCTTTGAACCAGCGAGGCAAACTCGGTTCATTGGGCATATCTACGTCTTTACGCGCTTGATAGTCGCTGCCAAAGCGGGTTGGGGTGGCCCGGGCCCCGGAGAGCGTACTGGCCCGAGATGCCCCACAAATGGGAACTTGGCAATAGGCCCGTTCGAAGAGAGTGCCTTCGGCGGCCAGGCGATCGATGTTCGGGGAGATCATCTCGCTACGTCCATAGCAGTTCAGTTCGGGACGTAGATCGTCGATGAGTAAGATTAGGATATTGGGGTAGTTGGCACGACCAATACGACCTCGACCCTGGTTATGTGAGGTACGGCGATCGCCGCAGCCATGCAGGAGATTTGAGCCTAAACCAACAGCCGTTGCTGCAACCACTCCGTTGATGAGATGACGACGGGTAATCATAGACATAGATTTAGGCTCCTTCAGAACCGGTTAGATGCCACGATTTTATGACTCAAGGATAGCCTTCCAGGATAGGTTGGCATTTTTAGTCTGATTTTAACCTGAAATTAAGATTCAGCTATAAATTGAGATAGGGAGTTTAGTTACTGAGGCGGTAAGACTTCAAAAATAATGGTTGCCTCTTGATTCCGCTCAAACCGGAAACGTTCTCTTAACTTGGGGCCAGGGGTCTGACATACGTCTCCAACGCAGAGAACATAGTCTAGGGGAGACGATGTCTTAGATATTGCCTCTTCTAGGGTTGCGAATTTTTGCACAGGATAGGCTCGCTGTTGGACATCATCCATACAAATGTCTTTAAATTCAGCCTGAGGAATATGGATGAAATAGTAATGTAAACGAGTTTCATTTTGCGTCAACAAGCCAACTCGACTTCCTTCTGAAAAAAAATTAGCTAACGTTTCTAGTCGCTCATCTCCATAAAATTTGTTTGGGGAATAGAGGCGATCGCGCCCCCAGTCACTTTGAATCCAGTAGCTGTCCTGAATGCTCCATCTCCAAGGATAATAGCTATTCAAAACTCTTAAATCTTGCTCGTACAATGAGACATAAAAAAGAAGTGAAATCGAGATAAAAGATGTACCTAAAAGCAGTAATACTTCTCGCCTACCATGAGTAACCAGTCGAGAAAAGAGATTAGCGATACAGGGTCCCGAACAGGCAAAGAAAACAACCAACATTCTGATTTTATACAGTGACCAAGCAGAGGATAGGCAGAAAATCAGTAAAAAGGAGAGTAATGTCAATGCTACATTACGGGTAAATGCTGGTCGAGTTCGCACACTCGCCAAAATAGAGGGGATGACAATTAGCAAACCCAATGGACCAAAACCGCCGTGAGTCTGGTGAACTCGCCAAATCATAGAAAAGGGACGTTGACTCTGTAATGCTGCCTCACCAAAGATAGGATAAAAAATAGAGTCATAGATAGATTTTAGGGTCTCCACAGGTGAAAAACTTGCGATTTGCTCAAGCAAAACATTGGTTATATTGAGGAAGTCAATAAACTGAAATCCAAAACGAACTAAGTTCGCAAGTCCCCCTATAATACCATCTTGATTTTTGTGAAAATCCACAAAAGCAGGAGGTCCCGACCAATTTCCCCAGACAATATGATTATGGATAAATAGCCACAATTGAGATAGGACAACTAAAGGAATCAAGCCAATCAACCACCAATACCAAGATTGTCGGATTTCATAAACCCAGATTCGTAATCCATACTTCCTGATGACAGATATGCCGAAAAAGATGGTAAAGGGCAGTGCAAATGCTAAAAAAGTGGTTTTGGCTGAGACTCCAAATGTTAAGCCTAACAGCACTAAAAATAAGTTGCGGGATGTTGGTTTATCTAGAATCCTTGTCACTGCTAGTAAGCAAAACATAGCAGCAGATGCTGTAAAAATGTTGTTCTTGGCAATCCAAGATTGCAAAAATAACTGAGGTAAACTCGCAATTACCAAGCAAACTGCAAGGGAACCCCTTTCTGATAAATATCTTCGAGATAAACAATAGTTTCCTAAAATAATTGAAATATAAGCCAAGAACGAGAAAAAGCTAACCCCTATGTCAGTATCAAAGCGCAACAAAAGATGCGGTAATATATCAGCCCCTACTGGAAAAATTGCAGTGTGCATTTTGCATACTCTATCCAGGAGTACCGTACTTTCAGCCTGAAACAAAGAGACCCTAGGCAAGTGATAGGCTAAAACATCTAAGGATTCTTGAGGCGCAAAAAATGATTTGATTCCAGCGTAGGCTATAGGAATAAACGATAGGCTAACAACAGCCGTATTTCTTGCGAAAAATAGAGAAAAAGACCGTAAGAGTTGTTTGAGAACATCTGTTTGTTTTAGAGTTGCGATAATAATTCCAACTGCCATGAGAATTTCTATGGCAATCGATATCTCAGGAAGTTTAATTAAAAAAGCAGCTTGAAAAATAAATGAAACTGCTATTAAGGCTAAGCCAATTCCTAAACTTAGGGACTCTGACAGTCGACGCCCTGGATAATGCAGGATTAGGAATCCTCCCCAACAAAATAGTAACAGTTCTAGGAAAGAGACGAAACTATAGACCATTTCAATCACTTCGAGATTACTTTGAATTGGAGAGCTTGCAGACCTAAGCGTCGTCTGACGCTCAGGTCTAGGGACTTAGGGAAGGTTACTCAGGGGTGTTTTGTAAATCGGGACGCTCTTCATCTACGATCGCCCCCTCAACCGGACAAACTTGCAGACAAATTCCGCAATCGATACAAGTCGAAAAGTCAATCCAGTACCAGGCCGTCCCCTTTTTGTTCTTACCTGGTCCCTCATGGATACAGGCCACGGGACAGGCTTCGACACAATCGGCAACGCCTTCGCAGGTATTGGTGAGAATAGTATGGGACATCAGGTTCTCCTTAACTCGGTATCAACAACCCGATGCTGAGATGGGTTAGATAGCATCGGTCTCCTCATGTCATGGTTAATTCATGGTCAATGGGAGCTAGTTCCCATTGTGACGGATTGCGAGTCGTCGTGCTTGCGGTGACTTACGTCAGACTCACTCAGTTAGAGGGGACTCCATTGGTATCGTGAAGATAGTTCAGATTATGCCTCTTAACCCTAACCCTATGGCTAAAACTGCGATCGTTCTCCTCTCCGGGGGCTTAGACTCCTCCACCGTACTCTATCAAGCCCAAGCCGACGGCTACACCTGTCACGCCATCTCCTTTGACTACCAACAGCGACATCGCCGGGAACTCCAAGCCGCACGGGATATCGCCCAAGCCGCCGGAGTTGTTAATCATCAGGTGGTGCAATTTGACCTTAGCCAATGGGGAGGGTCTGCCCTGACGGATGCTAGCCTAGATTTACCGGGCGATCGCACCCTCGCGGAGATGACCCAAAATATCCCCATCACCTACGTTCCCGCCCGCAACACCATCTTCCTCAGCTTCGCCCTGGCCCTAGCCGAAGTCCAACAGGCCGAACGCATCTACATTGGTGTCAACGCCCTCGACTATTCCGGCTACCCCGACTGTCGCCCCGACTATATCCAGTCCATGCAAGAAGCCTTCCGCCTGGGAACCAAACAAGGACGAGAGGGCAACCCTGTCAGCATTGAAACGCCCCTCATTCACCTCAAAAAAACCGAAATCATCCAACTGGGGAACCAATTAGGGGTTCCCTGGGAGAAAACTTGGTCCTGCTATGCCGGGGGTGAGGTAGCCTGTGGTGTCTGTGACTCCTGTAAACTGCGACGGGCCGCCTTTGACGCCCTCAACCTCACCGATCCCATTCCCTACGCCCAGTGAACCTCCCCATAATCCCAAGGGGGCGATCGCTTTCTCAAAGTTTCTTTACAATTAAAGCTAGAGCGCCCATATTATGCAGGAGGATGTCATCTCGTGGTCGAACAAACTCGACAAAACTGGGACTTCCGACGGTTCCTCGATACCCTAGGTTTTTTCGGAGAAATCCCCTTCATCGGCAGTTTCGCCTGGCTGCAAAAATTACTCGGTATGAAAGACGACGCCATTTTAGATAGTCCCAACAGCCCCGGAGTTGTTCTCGTCGCCGGCGCCACCGGAGGCGTGGGCAAACGAGTGGTGCAACGACTGCATCAGCAGGGGATTCCCGTGCGGGGCCTTGTCCGCAACGCCCAACGGGGGCGAGAACTTCTTGGGGATGAGGTAGATCTTGTCGAAGCCGACATCACCCTGCCCGAAACCCTCACCCCAAAAGTCTTTGAGAACATTCGCGCCGTCATTTGCTGCACCGGAACCCGCGTGCAACCCGTCGAAGGCGATACCCCCAGCCGCGAGAAATACTATCAAGGGGTGAAATTCTATCTCCCCGAAGTCGCCGAAACTCCAGAATACATTGAGTATCAGGGGGTCAAAAACCTCGTCAACGCCGCAAAACCCTATCTAAAACAGCGGCAAAACGAAAAAATGATATTTGACTTCAGACAGCCCCTGCCCAACTTCAGCAGCCTCTGGGGAGCCGTTGATGATGTGGTTATGGGCGGTGTCAGCGAAAGTGGCATTCGTCAGATTTCTGGCGCGGCCCTATTTGAGGGCAACGTCTCAACGGCTAACTCGGGGGGGTTTGCCTCCGTGCGGACTCGTCCCCTAGACCAACCCTTAGACTTGTCCGCCTATGAGGGCATTGAGTTGCGAATCAGGGGAGATGGCAACCGCTATAAATTTATCCTACGGGGCGACGATCGCTGGGATGGCATTAGTTACTGTTACTCCTTCGACACGGTCTATAACATCTGGATGACCGTACGAGTTCCCTTTGCCGAGTTAATTCCCAACTTCCGCACCAAAACCATCGAAACCGGGGAACCCTTCCCCGCCGAGACCGTGACGGCGTTTCAACTGATGTTGAGCAAATTTGAGTATGACGGCGCACTCAACCCCACCTTTTCAGCCGGGCCATTCCGCTTGGAACTTGAATCCATGAAAGCTTACGGAGGGCCGCCGTTACCGCAATTTATCATGATCAGTTCAGCCGGGGTAACTCGTCCGGGGAAACCGGGCCTAAACCTAGAAGAAGAACCCCCAGCGGTGCGGATGAACGACCAACTCGGGGGGATTCTCACCTGGAAACTCGCCGGAGAAGACAGTGTGCGCGAGAGTGGGGTTCCCTATACGATTGTTCGTCCCTGCGCCTTAACGGAAGATGCCGGTGGTAAGCTCTTAGAGCGCGATCGCGGTGACACCATTAAAGGCCAATGTTCCCGCAACGACATCGCTCAACTTTGTATCGATCTCCTCAACGAACCGGAAGACACGAATACGACATTTGAGGTTAGGGAGAAATAGGCAAGAGGCAAGAGGGAAGAAGAAGGCAATAGGCAAGACATCCCACTCTCTCCCACTCCCACCCCCTCTCTTCCTCCGTGTCCTCTGTGACTCTGTGGTTCCCTGTTCCCCCCTACTGCCTATTGCCTCTTCCCTCTTGCCCTCCCCGTGTTATCCTAGTGAGGTTGTCAAAATTTCGCACATTTGGCGTTTCGGGTGTTTCTGACGAGACGAGAGTTTCTCAGAAATCAAACGCTGGATGGAGGAAAAACCCGAAAATACGGAGATTTCAAGTTTTATGGCAGTTATTACACTGGCTCAACTCCTCGAATGTGGAGTTCACTTTGGACACCAGACCCGTCGCTGGAACCCCCGGATGTCTCAGTACATCTTTACCGATCGCAACGGGGTCCATATCATCGACCTGGTGCAGACGGCGCAACTGCTCGAAGATGCTTACGACTACCTGCGTTCAGCGGCTGAAGCGGGCAAGAAATTCCTGTTTGTAGGAACCAAACGCCAAGCGGCTGCCATCATCGCTCAAGAAGCCGACCGCTGTGGGGCGTACTACGTCAACCAACGTTGGTTGGGGGGAATGCTCACCAACTGGACGACCATTAAAACCCGTGTCGAACGCCTCAAGGAACTCGAAAACCTCGAAGAATCTGGGAATTTAGATTTGCGTCCCAAAAAAGAAGGGGCCATGTTGCGCCGGGAACTCTTTAAACTGCGCAAGTACCTCGGGGGGATTAAGGGAATGCGCAAAGTTCCCGATATCGTCATCTTGGTTGACCAACGCCGCGAATACACCGCCGTTCAGGAATGCCACAAACTCGATCTGCCCATCGTCTCCCTGTTGGATACCAACTGTGATCCTGATGCGGTCGATGTTCCCATTCCCGCTAACGACGATGCCATCCGATCGATTAAGCTAATATTGGGCAAACTGGCCGACGCGATTTATGAAGGTCGTCACGGTGAACTTGATTCTCTGTCTGAAGATGATTATGACGATTACAGCGTCGATGATTTTGAGGACGAAGATGTAGACTCCGATGACGCCTCTGATGACACTTCTGAGGAGTTCTCAGACTCTGACTCGGATGAGACCGAGCAAGAACCTGAGAAAGAGGCTGAGAAAGAAGCTGAGCCAGTGGCTCAAGCGGCTCAAACAGCCCAGTCTGAGGAAGAATAAGCAGCTTCCCTTGTACGTGTAGCACAAACGACAGAAACAGAAGCAATCATGGCGCAAATTTCAGCAAAAGACGTTAAGGAACTGCGCGATAAGACGGGCGCAGGGATGATGGACTGCAAAAAGGCTCTCAAGGAGAGTGGCGGCGATTCCGAGAAAGCCATTGAGTGGCTTCGTCAAAAAGGGATGGCTTCTGCGAGCAAAAAAGAGGGCCGTGTTGCAGCCGAAGGGCTAGTCGGAAGCTACATCCACACCGGTGGACGCGTGGGTGTTCTGATTGAAGTCAACTGTGAAACGGACTTCGTGGCTCGTCGTGATGAGTTCCAAGACCTCGTCCGCAACATTGCCATGCAAGTCGCGGCTTGCCCCAATGTGGAATATGTCCGCGTTGAGGATATCCCGGCGGAAATCACTGAGAAGGAGAAATCCATCGAAATGGGCCGCGAGGACTTAGCTGGAAAGCCGGAAAACATCCGCGAGAAAATCGTGGAAGGTCGGATTGGCAAACGGCTCAAGGAATTGGCTCTGTTGGAACAACCCTATATCCGGGACACCAACATCACCGTGGATGAACTGGTGAAACAAATGGTGGCACAGTTGGGTGAAAACATCCGTGTGCGTCGGTTTGTGCGCTTTGTTCTCGGTGAAGGTATCGAGAAAGAAGAAAGCGATTTCGCCGCTGAAGTGGCGGCCCAAGCGAATGTGGGCAAAAACTAACCCATTCAGCTAACATTTGAGGGTTCAGGAGACATCGGTTGCTTCTGAACCCTCTTGTTTCGGGAGGGATGGTTTAGATCACGGGGGAGATGATGAGATGACTGGATCAACAGAGCGACTCTATCAAACGCTGGAGCGTCTCAGCGGTGAGTTGTCGCAACTGTCAGAGCAGTTTGAGGATACCTACCGCGAATATATTGCTGCGTTGGCTAATGCGGTACGTCATCAACTGATCTTGGCAACCTATCACCTCTGTACTCAAGGCTATCCAGAGGCATTTGTAGCCCTCTCGTTTTCTCAGCGACAGGCGTTGCAACTCAAGATTCGCCAACTGGCTAAACAGGTGGAACCCTCGATGTTACAAGGGTTTTATCGCGCTACGGTGGAGGTGATGCAGGAGGCTCGTGCGGCGACGGACTCCCCTCAACCTCGGTCTGAACTGGCGATAGACCCGCCTGATGAGGATGAGGAGTCTGAGGAGTTGGGACCGCTGAGCCAGAGCGATCAGGCGGCGTTAGAGGCGTTTGCGGAGGAGTTTGAGTTACCGGATGATGTGTTCGCTCGTGTGGGGATTGCTGGGTTAACCTCTGAGTCTGGGGATGAGGATGAGGTTCCCTTTCTGGAGACGGAGCCGCCTGAGTCGAAGGCACCGGATTGGATTGATTTAGAGGATGCCGAAAGTTTACCGTCGCTGTCGGATTATGAGCCGATGAGTCCTGAGTTGATTGCTAGTTGGCAGCGGACAGTGGAACAAAAGATTTTACGGGTACTGTCGCAGTTATCGCAGCAGGTGAACCGTGTGTTACAAAGTCGGGGGATT contains these protein-coding regions:
- a CDS encoding tetratricopeptide repeat protein, with product MSQMNRPMRKRLRSVTLAVAIALIASAEGAIASKFFEAGGLRGIPQIPSSAGFSQNNYQLEELEDLCSNADPLTALDACSEAIQRQNCHQKEILDPQLFPRCAILFDNLGAVLEQTGRYDEALLALNYAAELQPGDANIWYNLGIVYVHLQRYEQALEAFDKASDLDPSDTQAQKQADLLRQLLEPSLY
- a CDS encoding translation initiation factor; translation: MPNSALLTPLPPPTMKNRLVYSEFGDSNENAIARPTPELPPQEQHLRVQPTRKGRKGKTVTIVSGFQSRPETLKALLKSLKRQCGAGGSVKENTLEIQGDVVERVVALLHEAGYPAKRSGG
- a CDS encoding sulfatase-like hydrolase/transferase, with the translated sequence MSMITRRHLINGVVAATAVGLGSNLLHGCGDRRTSHNQGRGRIGRANYPNILILLIDDLRPELNCYGRSEMISPNIDRLAAEGTLFERAYCQVPICGASRASTLSGARATPTRFGSDYQARKDVDMPNEPSLPRWFKDKGYRTISHGKIYHVIRDDADSWLEEPWRPQGMWGLESYVTPENRAIVKAHGGTYRAPIEMTNVADNIYADGRIADRTVRTFERLQDGHAPFFIATGLLRPHLPFNSPTPYWNLYQRENLSLADNPFRPAGAPDAALHNWGELRYYYGIPAEGPLMDDPSRRNFPAQRFDTLEEAMLATTYPLDYVLCVGEECQTPGDQLQERFHFEGGDEHLWVFEVLSTPSSESKQEL
- a CDS encoding glycosyltransferase family 39 protein; its protein translation is MVYSFVSFLELLLFCWGGFLILHYPGRRLSESLSLGIGLALIAVSFIFQAAFLIKLPEISIAIEILMAVGIIIATLKQTDVLKQLLRSFSLFFARNTAVVSLSFIPIAYAGIKSFFAPQESLDVLAYHLPRVSLFQAESTVLLDRVCKMHTAIFPVGADILPHLLLRFDTDIGVSFFSFLAYISIILGNYCLSRRYLSERGSLAVCLVIASLPQLFLQSWIAKNNIFTASAAMFCLLAVTRILDKPTSRNLFLVLLGLTFGVSAKTTFLAFALPFTIFFGISVIRKYGLRIWVYEIRQSWYWWLIGLIPLVVLSQLWLFIHNHIVWGNWSGPPAFVDFHKNQDGIIGGLANLVRFGFQFIDFLNITNVLLEQIASFSPVETLKSIYDSIFYPIFGEAALQSQRPFSMIWRVHQTHGGFGPLGLLIVIPSILASVRTRPAFTRNVALTLLSFLLIFCLSSAWSLYKIRMLVVFFACSGPCIANLFSRLVTHGRREVLLLLGTSFISISLLFYVSLYEQDLRVLNSYYPWRWSIQDSYWIQSDWGRDRLYSPNKFYGDERLETLANFFSEGSRVGLLTQNETRLHYYFIHIPQAEFKDICMDDVQQRAYPVQKFATLEEAISKTSSPLDYVLCVGDVCQTPGPKLRERFRFERNQEATIIFEVLPPQ
- a CDS encoding ferredoxin family protein — its product is MSHTILTNTCEGVADCVEACPVACIHEGPGKNKKGTAWYWIDFSTCIDCGICLQVCPVEGAIVDEERPDLQNTPE
- the queC gene encoding 7-cyano-7-deazaguanine synthase QueC; this encodes MAKTAIVLLSGGLDSSTVLYQAQADGYTCHAISFDYQQRHRRELQAARDIAQAAGVVNHQVVQFDLSQWGGSALTDASLDLPGDRTLAEMTQNIPITYVPARNTIFLSFALALAEVQQAERIYIGVNALDYSGYPDCRPDYIQSMQEAFRLGTKQGREGNPVSIETPLIHLKKTEIIQLGNQLGVPWEKTWSCYAGGEVACGVCDSCKLRRAAFDALNLTDPIPYAQ
- a CDS encoding CIA30 family protein, with amino-acid sequence MKDDAILDSPNSPGVVLVAGATGGVGKRVVQRLHQQGIPVRGLVRNAQRGRELLGDEVDLVEADITLPETLTPKVFENIRAVICCTGTRVQPVEGDTPSREKYYQGVKFYLPEVAETPEYIEYQGVKNLVNAAKPYLKQRQNEKMIFDFRQPLPNFSSLWGAVDDVVMGGVSESGIRQISGAALFEGNVSTANSGGFASVRTRPLDQPLDLSAYEGIELRIRGDGNRYKFILRGDDRWDGISYCYSFDTVYNIWMTVRVPFAELIPNFRTKTIETGEPFPAETVTAFQLMLSKFEYDGALNPTFSAGPFRLELESMKAYGGPPLPQFIMISSAGVTRPGKPGLNLEEEPPAVRMNDQLGGILTWKLAGEDSVRESGVPYTIVRPCALTEDAGGKLLERDRGDTIKGQCSRNDIAQLCIDLLNEPEDTNTTFEVREK
- the rpsB gene encoding 30S ribosomal protein S2, producing MAVITLAQLLECGVHFGHQTRRWNPRMSQYIFTDRNGVHIIDLVQTAQLLEDAYDYLRSAAEAGKKFLFVGTKRQAAAIIAQEADRCGAYYVNQRWLGGMLTNWTTIKTRVERLKELENLEESGNLDLRPKKEGAMLRRELFKLRKYLGGIKGMRKVPDIVILVDQRREYTAVQECHKLDLPIVSLLDTNCDPDAVDVPIPANDDAIRSIKLILGKLADAIYEGRHGELDSLSEDDYDDYSVDDFEDEDVDSDDASDDTSEEFSDSDSDETEQEPEKEAEKEAEPVAQAAQTAQSEEE
- the tsf gene encoding translation elongation factor Ts; its protein translation is MAQISAKDVKELRDKTGAGMMDCKKALKESGGDSEKAIEWLRQKGMASASKKEGRVAAEGLVGSYIHTGGRVGVLIEVNCETDFVARRDEFQDLVRNIAMQVAACPNVEYVRVEDIPAEITEKEKSIEMGREDLAGKPENIREKIVEGRIGKRLKELALLEQPYIRDTNITVDELVKQMVAQLGENIRVRRFVRFVLGEGIEKEESDFAAEVAAQANVGKN